One segment of Setaria viridis chromosome 4, Setaria_viridis_v4.0, whole genome shotgun sequence DNA contains the following:
- the LOC140222638 gene encoding uncharacterized protein — protein MPFLDYLLRDTFPTNATEVRRLTRCMKAFVVVTEELYKRNPSSILQKFNVSNSIITDNGTQFIGKKIPALRDDYHIWVDWASVAHARTNGQVEQANGMVLPGLKPRIFDRLKKFAG, from the exons ATGCCTTTCCTCGACTACCTCCTGCGGGACACCTTCCCTACCAACGCCACTGAGGTGCGCCGCCTCACCAGATGCATGAAGGCCTTCGTGGTCGTCACggaggagctctacaagcgcaACCCGTCGAGCATCCTCCAAAA GTTCAATGTCTCGAACTCCATCATCACTGACAATGGCACGCAGTTCATAGGGAAAAAAATTCCTGCACTTCGCGATGACTACCACATCTGGGTCGACTGGGCCTCCGTGGCCCACGCACGCACCAATGGGCAGGTTGAGCAGGCCAACGGCATGGTCCTGCCAGGCCTCAAGCCTCGCATCTTTGACAGGCTCAAGAAGTTTGCGGGGTGA
- the LOC117851965 gene encoding amino acid permease 3 codes for MGGGRRGGVMELEHPLATLPRIRGGIDLDDDGKDRRSGTVWTATAHIITAVIGSGVLSLAWAMAQLGWVTGPVTLVLFAVITFYTCGLLADCYRVGDPVTGKRNYTYTEAVKSNLGGWYVWFCGFCQYANMFGTGIGYTITASISAAAINKSNCFHWHGHDADCSQNTSAYIIGFGVVQVLFSQLHNFHKLWWLSIIAAIMSFCYSTIAVGLSIAQTISGPLGKTTMTGTQVGVDVDSAQKVWMTFQALGNVAFAYSYAIILIEIQDTLRSPPAENETMRRATSMGISVTTAFYMLCGCLGYSAFGNGASGNILTGFGFYDPFWLVDFANACIVVHLVGGFQVFCQPLFAAVEGAVAARWPGSAREHGAARLNVFRLVWRTAFVAVITLLAILMPFFNSILGILGSIAFWPLTVFFPVEMYIRQRQVPRFSTKWAALQSLSFVCFLVTVAACAASVQGVLDSLKTYVPFKTRS; via the exons atgggaggagggaggcgcggcggaGTCATGGAACTCGAGCACCCCCTGGCCACCCTTCCCCGCATCCGCGGCGGCAtcgacctcgacgacgacggcaaggACAGGAGGTCAG GGACGGTATGGACGGCAACGGCGCACATCATCACGGCGGTGATCGGTTCCGGCGTGCTGTCGCTGGCGTGGGCGATGGCGCAGCTGGGTTGGGTGACCGGCCCGGTGACGCTGGTGCTCTTCGCGGTCATCACCTTCTACACCTGCGGCCTCCTCGCGGACTGCTACCGCGTCGGCGACCCCGTCACTGGCAAGCGCAACTACACCTACACCGAGGCCGTCAAGTCCAACCTAG GCGGGTGGTACGTCTGGTTCTGCGGCTTCTGCCAGTACGCCAACATGTTCGGCACCGGCATTGGCTACACCATCACAGCCTCCATCAGTGCTGC GGCCATCAACAAGTCCAACTGCTTCCACTGGCACGGGCACGACGCGGACTGCAGCCAGAACACGAGCGCCTACATCATCGGCTTCGGCGTGGTGCAGGTGCTCTTCAGCCAGCTCCACAACTTCCACAAGCTCTGGTGGCTCTCCATCATCGCGGCCATCATGTCCTTCTGCTACTCCACCATCGCCGTGGGCCTGTCGATCGCGCAGACCATCTCGGGGCCCCTGGGGAAGACGACCATGACCGGCACTCAGGTCGGCGTGGACGTGGACTCGGCGCAGAAGGTGTGGATGACGTTCCAGGCCCTCGGCAACGTCGCCTTCGCCTACTCCTACGCCATCATCCTCATCGAGATCCAGGACACGCTGCGGTCCCCGCCCGCTGAGAACGAGACGATGCGGCGGGCCACGTCGATGGGCATCTCCGTCACCACGGCGTTCTACATGCTGTGCGGCTGCCTGGGCTACTCGGCGTTCGGCAACGGCGCGTCGGGTAACATCCTCACCGGCTTCGGCTTCTACGATCCCTTCTGGCTAGTCGACTTCGCCAACGCCTGCATCGTCGTGcacctcgtcggcggcttccAGGTGTTCTGCCAGCCGCTGttcgccgccgtggagggcgccgtggcggcgcggtggccggGGTCCGCGCGCGAGCACGGCGCCGCGCGCCTGAACGTGTTCCGGCTCGTGTGGCGCACGGCGTTCGTGGCTGTAATCACGCTGCTGGCCATCCTGATGCCCTTCTTCAACAGCATCCTGGGCATCCTCGGCAGCATCGCCTTCTGGCCGCTCACCGTCTTCTTCCCCGTCGAGATGTACATCCGGCAGCGGCAGGTGCCGCGGTTCAGCACCAAGTGGGCGGCGCTTCAGAGCCTCAGCTTTGTCTGCTTCCTCGTCAccgtcgccgcctgcgccgcctccgtgCAGGGAGTGCTCGACTCGCTCAAGACCTACGTGCCATTCAAGACGAGGTCGTGA